A part of Chlorocebus sabaeus isolate Y175 chromosome 28, mChlSab1.0.hap1, whole genome shotgun sequence genomic DNA contains:
- the RBAK gene encoding RB-associated KRAB zinc finger protein isoform X6, which produces MRWGSRCVAQAVLELLASRDPPSSPSQNAGITGLPATVSARFQEQQKMNTLQGPVSFKDVAVDFTQEEWQQLDPDEKITYRDVMLENYSHLVSVGYDITKPNVIIKLEQGEEPWIMEGEFPCQHSPEVWKFDDLIERIQENEDKHSRQAACINSKTLTEEKENTFCQTYMETSLVPSSIIAHNCVSCGKNLESISELISSDGSYAKTKPDECNECEKTYHGEKMYEFNQNGDTCSQNEENILQKINILEKPFEYNECMEVLDNEAVFVAHKRAYMGEKPYEWNDSGPDFIQMSNFNAYQRSQMEMKPFECSECGKSFCKKSKFIIHQRAHTGEKPYECNVCGKSFSQKGTLTVHRRSHLEEKPYKCNECGKTFCQKLHLTQHLRTHSGEKPYECSECGKTFCQKTHLTLHQRNHSGERPYPCNECGKSFSRKSALSDHQRTHTGEKLYKCNECGKSYYRKSTLITHQRTHTGEKPYQCSECGKFFSRVSYLTIHYRSHLEEKPYECNECGKTFNLNSAFIRHRKVHTEEKSHECSECGKFSQLSYLTDHHTAHLGEKPYECNECGKTFLVNSAFDGHQPLPKGEKSYECNVCGKLFSELSYYTEHYRSHSEEKPYGCSECGKTFSHNSSLFRHQRVHTGEKPYECYECGKFFSQKSYLTIHHRIHSGEKPYECSKCGKVFSRMSNLTVHYRSHSGEKPYECNECGKVFSQKSYLTVHYRTHSGEKPYECNECGKKFHHRSAFNSHQRIHRRGNMNVLDVESL; this is translated from the exons aggtgggggtctcgctgtgttgcccaagctgtccttgaactcctggcctcaagggatcctcccagctcgccctcccaaaatgctgggattacag GTCTACCAGCCACAGTCTCTGCACGTTTCCAAGAGCAGCAGAAAATGAACACATTGCAG GGGCCAGTGTCATTCAAAGATGTGGCTGTGGATTTCACCCAGGAGGAGTGGCAGCAACTGGACCCTGATGAGAAGATAACATACAGGGATGTGATGTTGGAGAACTATAGCCATCTAGTTTCTGTGG GGTATGATATCACCAAGCCAAACGTCATCATTAAGTTGGAGCAGGGAGAAGAGCCGTGGATAATGGAAGGTGAATTTCCATGTCAACATAGTCCAG aagtCTGGAAATTTGATGACCTGATAGAGAGAAtccaagaaaatgaagacaaacaTTCAAGGCAAGCTGCTTGTATCAACAGCAAAACCCTGactgaagagaaagagaatacaTTTTGTCAAACTTATATGGAAACAAGCCTTGTTCCTTCAAGCATAATAGCTCATAATTGTGTCTCATGTGGAAAGAATTTAGAATCTATTTCGGAGTTAATTAGTAGTGACGGAAGCTATGCCAAGACAAAACCTGATGAGTGTAATGAATGTGAGAAAACATATCATGGAGAGAAAATGTATGAATTTAATCAAAATGGGGATACCTGttctcaaaatgaagaaaatattcttcagaaaattaatattttggagAAACCCTTTGAATATAATGAATGCATGGAAGTCTTAGACAATGAGGCTGTTTTTGTTGCTCATAAGAGAGCTTACATGGGGGAGAAGCCCTATGAGTGGAATGATTCTGGACCAGACTTCATACAGATGTCAAATTTTAATGCATATCAGAGATCACAAATGGAAATGAAGCCTTTTGaatgcagtgaatgtggaaaaTCCTTCTGTAAAAAGTCAAAATTCATCATCCACCAGAGGgctcacacaggagagaaaccttatgaatgtaatGTATGTGGGAAATCCTTCAGCCAAAAGGGAACCCTCACTGTACATCGGAGATCACACTTAGAGGAGAAGCcctataaatgtaatgaatgtgggaaaaccTTTTGTCAGAAGTTACACCTCACTCAGCACCTAAGAACTCAttcaggagagaaaccctacgaatgtaGTGAATGTGGGAAAACCTTCTGCCAAAAGACACATCTCACCCTACACCAGAGGAATCATTCAGGAGAGAGGCCCTATCCATGTAACGAATGTGGGAAATCCTTCTCCCGCAAGTCTGCACTCAGTGaccatcagagaactcacacaggagagaagctttatAAATGTAATGAGTGTGGGAAATCCTACTACCGAAAGTCTACCCTGATTACACATCAGAGAACACACACAGGAGAGAAGCCCTATCAGTGTAGCGAGTGTGGGAAATTCTTTTCTCGGGTGTCATACCTCACTATACATTATAGAAGTCATTTAgaagagaaaccctatgaatgtaatgaatgtggcaaaACCTTCAATTTAAATTCAGCCTTCATTAGACATCGGAAAGTACACACAGAAGAGAAATCCCATGAATGTAGTGAATGTGGAAAGTTCTCTCAGTTGTCATATCTCACCGACCATCATACAGCTCATttaggagagaaaccctatgaatgtaatgaatgtgggaaaaccTTCCTTGTAAATTCAGCCTTTGATGGGCACCAGCCACTTCCAAAAGGGGAGAAATCCTATGAATGTAATGTATGTGGAAAGTTATTCTCTGAGTTATCATACTATACTGAACATTATAGAAGTCATTCAGAAGAGAAACCTTATGGATGTAGCGAATGTGGGAAAACCTTTTCCCATAATTCATCCCTGTTCAGACATCAAAGAGTACACACAGgcgagaaaccctatgaatgttaCGAATGTGGAAAATTCTTCTCTCAGAAATCATATCTCACCATACATCATCGAATTCAttcaggagagaaaccctatgaatgtagtAAATGTGGAAAAGTCTTCTCTCGGATGTCAAACCTCACTGTCCACTACAGAAGCCAttcaggagagaaaccctatgaatgtaatgaatgtgggaaagtCTTTTCTCAGAAGTCATACCTCACTGTACACTATAGAACTCAttcaggagagaaaccctatgaatgtaatgaatgtgggaaaaaGTTCCACCACAGATCAGCCTTCAATAGCCATCAGAgaattcacagaagaggaaatatgAATGTACTTGATGTGGAAAGTCTCTGA